The proteins below are encoded in one region of Candidatus Binatia bacterium:
- a CDS encoding ethylbenzene dehydrogenase-related protein: MKRSKLVSWTWVWSAALAFTLGVPLFSQATHRLMAASSRAAIAGPGVAAAQDGVCVGNCNGDAEVTIDEIIIGVNIALGSAQLSECPIFDSVVDGQVTVDEIILAVTYAQNGCPAPPSVLRAARVAGPPTGIDDPAWSAMPAFEPTLANMVTNLVYGDGQLNMSGTYNGSADFNDGQPAGLKLRAVHDGTKLYILAEWNDRSFNRDRRRWLFNGPADPLKAGESAAAWTSQLNDDKIGLAFEIESAESEFGTFANAGCAASCHVVGTAGLDMRPQTGKVDIWHWKASRSEPLGHVADQVSAPDRGRTDDAGTGIEQRNRPSGGNDRSGPATEWDGTPQVFVRWDGHELALDPAYVILDGFRMPFEGNAALGDTTYGAKCAGCHGNVGQGGFATALNKVEFTRRSRAELGEDIAASSHPGAAAFASLTEQEKTDLLARLRGMSGVPGYYLKPPTGSAADIVTQSNVEYELVVDVTRTNYRVLMVRLLDTGHDDDARFTPGNAYVFGVALMDNDGRNHIGSRKETLNIDP, encoded by the coding sequence ATGAAGCGATCGAAGTTAGTGTCCTGGACCTGGGTATGGAGTGCGGCCCTCGCGTTCACGCTGGGGGTGCCGCTCTTTTCGCAAGCCACACACAGGCTGATGGCAGCCAGTTCGCGAGCGGCGATCGCAGGCCCCGGGGTTGCCGCCGCACAGGACGGGGTGTGCGTCGGCAATTGCAACGGGGATGCCGAAGTGACCATCGACGAAATCATCATCGGCGTGAACATCGCACTGGGCAGCGCGCAACTGAGTGAGTGCCCGATCTTCGATTCCGTCGTCGATGGGCAGGTCACGGTGGATGAAATCATCCTGGCGGTTACCTACGCGCAAAACGGATGCCCGGCGCCGCCGAGCGTTTTGCGGGCGGCGCGAGTGGCGGGGCCGCCGACTGGTATAGATGATCCGGCGTGGAGTGCGATGCCGGCGTTCGAACCCACACTGGCCAACATGGTCACCAACCTCGTGTATGGCGACGGGCAGCTGAACATGTCCGGCACGTACAACGGTTCCGCCGACTTCAACGATGGCCAGCCGGCTGGCCTGAAACTACGGGCCGTTCACGATGGCACGAAGCTGTACATTCTTGCCGAGTGGAATGACCGCAGCTTCAACCGGGATCGGCGGCGCTGGCTCTTTAATGGGCCGGCCGACCCACTGAAGGCCGGCGAGTCGGCTGCCGCGTGGACGTCGCAGCTCAACGACGACAAGATCGGATTGGCTTTCGAGATCGAGTCGGCGGAGAGCGAGTTCGGCACCTTTGCCAACGCCGGCTGCGCGGCATCATGTCACGTCGTCGGTACCGCGGGCCTCGACATGCGCCCGCAAACCGGCAAGGTCGACATCTGGCATTGGAAGGCGTCGCGTTCCGAACCGCTGGGTCACGTCGCCGACCAGGTGTCCGCACCCGACCGTGGCCGCACGGATGACGCTGGCACCGGCATCGAGCAGCGCAACCGGCCCTCGGGAGGTAACGATCGCTCCGGCCCGGCGACTGAATGGGACGGCACCCCCCAGGTGTTTGTACGCTGGGACGGTCACGAGCTGGCGCTGGATCCGGCATACGTAATCCTCGACGGTTTTCGCATGCCCTTCGAAGGAAACGCCGCCCTCGGCGATACCACTTACGGGGCGAAGTGCGCCGGGTGTCACGGAAACGTGGGACAAGGCGGCTTTGCCACGGCACTCAACAAGGTGGAGTTCACCCGCCGCTCGCGCGCGGAGCTCGGGGAGGATATCGCGGCGTCGTCGCATCCCGGCGCAGCAGCTTTCGCCAGCCTGACGGAGCAGGAGAAGACCGACCTGTTGGCACGGCTGCGCGGGATGTCCGGCGTGCCCGGCTACTACTTGAAGCCCCCGACGGGCAGCGCCGCCGACATCGTGACGCAGTCGAACGTCGAGTACGAGCTCGTAGTCGACGTGACGCGGACCAACTACCGCGTTCTCATGGTCCGCCTGCTCGACACAGGCCACGACGATGATGCACGGTTTACGCCCGGAAATGCGTACGTCTTCGGTGTCGCGCTGATGGACAACGACGGGCGTAACCACATCGGCTCTCGGAAGGAGACCCTTAACATCGACCCGTGA
- a CDS encoding radical SAM protein, whose product MAKPHGWAVVTRLGQHLGGSGLSRLVFSGCTLAEIRRLSLGAAILARVDVLVAGRYVASQRTGRGLLGSANQRLHLLTDRYRLADLFTVPACEVVLHADGSYTVSGVAPLEVGRPGRS is encoded by the coding sequence ATGGCCAAACCCCACGGCTGGGCAGTCGTCACCCGGCTTGGGCAACATCTGGGCGGCTCCGGCCTGAGTCGGCTCGTCTTTTCCGGCTGCACGCTCGCCGAGATCCGCCGTCTGTCGCTCGGGGCGGCGATTCTCGCCCGCGTCGACGTCCTCGTCGCCGGCCGCTACGTCGCCAGCCAGCGCACCGGCCGCGGCCTGCTCGGCTCCGCCAACCAGCGCCTCCACCTGCTCACTGATCGCTACCGCCTCGCCGACCTCTTTACCGTGCCGGCCTGTGAGGTCGTTCTACACGCCGACGGCAGCTACACCGTGTCCGGGGTGGCGCCGCTGGAGGTCGGGCGTCCGGGGCGTTCGTGA